Proteins encoded together in one Kutzneria kofuensis window:
- a CDS encoding alpha/beta fold hydrolase: MALGRITVDGGEIHYEIAGTGSPVVLLHPGALSSRTWDREFELLTAEHTVVRYDARNHGQSSTATEPYANHDDLRLLLDGLGIDRASLVGMSLGSRTSVDFALAWPDRVDRLMLNSPGVSGMTFKDPFILDQLERLQAAQSVEDVVDALLRMWVDGPHRAPGQVDPEVRARCERIKTDTVSRHGTGWRIRPVEVGAIDRLAELAMPITVVLADLDSPDIADVVERIVGDAKRAELVTVSDAGHIVNLEQPERFAEILLKSV, translated from the coding sequence GTGGCTCTGGGGCGGATCACAGTTGACGGTGGCGAAATCCACTACGAGATCGCGGGCACGGGCAGCCCGGTCGTGCTGCTACACCCTGGCGCTCTGAGTTCGAGGACCTGGGACCGTGAGTTCGAGCTGCTGACGGCCGAACACACGGTCGTCCGCTACGACGCGCGCAACCACGGCCAGTCCTCGACGGCCACCGAGCCGTACGCCAACCACGACGACCTGCGCCTGCTGCTGGACGGGCTCGGCATCGACCGGGCCAGCCTGGTCGGCATGTCCCTCGGCTCGCGGACGTCCGTCGACTTCGCGCTGGCCTGGCCGGACCGGGTCGACCGGCTGATGCTGAACTCCCCCGGGGTCAGCGGCATGACGTTCAAGGACCCGTTCATCCTCGACCAGCTGGAGCGACTCCAGGCCGCCCAGAGCGTCGAGGACGTCGTCGACGCGCTGCTGCGGATGTGGGTGGACGGGCCGCACCGCGCGCCGGGGCAGGTCGACCCGGAGGTTCGGGCGCGCTGCGAGCGGATCAAGACCGACACCGTCTCCCGGCACGGGACCGGCTGGCGGATCCGGCCGGTCGAGGTCGGTGCGATCGACCGGCTGGCCGAGCTGGCGATGCCCATCACCGTGGTGCTGGCCGACCTCGACTCGCCGGACATCGCCGACGTGGTCGAACGCATCGTCGGTGACGCCAAGCGGGCCGAGCTGGTGACCGTGTCCGACGCGGGCCACATCGTGAACCTGGAGCAGCCCGAACGCTTCGCCGAGATCCTGCTCAAGTCCGTCTGA
- a CDS encoding ClpX C4-type zinc finger protein, producing MGRDTVLSCSFCTKDEDHVAKLIAGPGVYICDNCVELCNKVLAEEKSAGRVPEWAELSDQEMLDKLPRIAGTMAQVEAGLDQWVGELRRRGVTWVRIGEKLSMTRQSAWERFTKPSAEAGEDRAE from the coding sequence ATGGGGAGGGACACCGTGCTGAGCTGTTCGTTCTGCACGAAGGACGAGGACCACGTGGCCAAGCTGATCGCCGGCCCCGGCGTCTACATCTGCGACAACTGCGTCGAGCTGTGCAACAAGGTCCTCGCCGAGGAGAAGTCGGCGGGACGCGTGCCGGAGTGGGCGGAGCTGTCCGACCAGGAGATGCTCGACAAGCTCCCGCGCATCGCCGGCACCATGGCCCAGGTGGAGGCCGGCCTGGACCAGTGGGTCGGCGAGCTGCGCCGGCGCGGCGTGACCTGGGTGCGCATCGGCGAGAAACTCAGCATGACCAGGCAGTCCGCGTGGGAACGGTTCACGAAGCCGTCAGCCGAGGCCGGGGAGGATCGGGCCGAGTAG